A single Nicotiana tabacum cultivar K326 chromosome 5, ASM71507v2, whole genome shotgun sequence DNA region contains:
- the LOC107769557 gene encoding protein TIFY 5A-like, whose product MRRNCNLELRLMPPSFSFSPKNCTTPYFSTDREDKESTEEKQPQQLTIFYNGKFVVSDATELQAKAIIYLASREMEEKTKIRSPISESSSPISEPSSPFLQSPASDLSMKRSLQRFLQKRKNRIQATSPYHH is encoded by the exons ATGAGAAGAAACTGTAACTTGGAGCTCAGGCTTATgcctccttctttttctttttctcctaaGAATTGCACTACCCCTTACTTCTCAAC GGATAGGGAGGATAAAGAAAGCACAGAAGAGAAACAACCACAGCAGCTAACAATATTTTACAATGGAAAATTTGTGGTTTCTGATGCTACTGAACTTCAG GCTAAAGCAATAATATATCTGGCAAGTAGAGAAATGGAGGAGAAAACAAAAATCCGGTCACCAATTTCAGAATCATCATCACCAATTTCAGAGCCTTCATCACCATTTTTACAATCTCCAGCTTCTGATCTTTCTATGAAGAGATCTCTACAAAGGTTTCTGCAGAAGAGAAAAAATAGAATTCAAGCAACTTCTCCTTATCATCACTAG
- the LOC107769558 gene encoding LOW QUALITY PROTEIN: ATP synthase subunit a (The sequence of the model RefSeq protein was modified relative to this genomic sequence to represent the inferred CDS: inserted 3 bases in 3 codons; deleted 3 bases in 2 codons; substituted 1 base at 1 genomic stop codon) yields the protein MPQLDKFTFFTLDLAQIISSPLEQFEKIPFIPMXIGNLYFSYTNPYLFMLLTLCLVLLLVYFVTXKGGGNSVPNAWQSLVELIYDFVLNPVNEQIGYLSGNVKQKFSRRISVTFTFSLFCNPEGMIPYSFTITSHFLITLGLSFSIFIGITIVGFQKKNFIFLSFLLPAEVSLPLAPFXVLLELIPYRFRALRSGIRLFSNMMADHSSVKILSGFACTMLCMNDHLYFIXDLGPFFIILALTGLELGVAISQAHVSTILICIYLNDAINFHQSAYFFIIEQKRV from the exons ATGCCTCAACTGGATAAATTCACTTTTTTCACACTGGATCTAGCGCAGATCATCTCCAGCCCACTTGAACAATTTGAAAAAATCCCATTTATTCCTATGTAAATAGGAAACTTATATTTCTCATACACAAATCCATATTTGTTTATGCTATTAACTCTCTGTTTGGTCCTACTTCTGGTTTATTTTGTTA AAAAGGGAGGAGGAAACTCAGTACCAAATGCTTGGCAATCCTTGGTGGAGCTTATTTATGATTTCGTGCTGAACCCGGTAAACGAACAAATAGGTTATCTTTCCGGAAATGTTAAACAAAAGTTTTCCCGTCGCATCTCGGTCACTTTTACTTTTTCGTTATTTTGTAATCCCGAGGGTATGATACCTTATAGCTTCACAATTACAAGTCATTTTCTCATTACTTTGGGTCTCTCGTTTTCTATTTTTATTGGCATTACTATAGTGGGATTTCAAAAAAAA AACTTCATTTTTTTAAGCTTCTTATTACCTGCAGAAGTCTCACTGCCATTAGCACCTT TAGTACTCCTTGAGCTAATCCCTTATCGTTTTCGAGCATTACGCTCAGGAATACGTTTATTTTCTAATATGATGGCCGATCATAGTTCAGTAAAGATTTTAAGTGGGTTCGCTTGCACTATGCTATGTATGAATGATCATTTATATTTCA GGGATCTTGGTCCTTTCTTTATAATTCTTGCATTAACCGGTCTGGAATTAGGTGTAGCTATATCACAAGCTCATGTTTCTACGATCTTAATATGTATTTACTTGAATGATGCTATAAATTTTCATCAAAGtgcttat ttttttataattgaacAAAAACGAGTCTAA